One genomic region from Populus nigra chromosome 8, ddPopNigr1.1, whole genome shotgun sequence encodes:
- the LOC133702339 gene encoding uncharacterized protein LOC133702339 translates to MIIMASSKYWQRKSIMRRSGSCEQRRVDRKINRLKAEMAGIRKQQQCIRQGQRETRERFEEIESECDQLKKETELVSQASDNIQLRLDIMLKILKARQENDFATAADLTCSLRKSLLP, encoded by the exons ATGATTATCATGGCATCAAGCAAGTACTGGCAGCGAAAATCAATTATGAGGCGTTCTGGAAGTTGTGAG CAAAGAAGGGTAGATAGAAAAATAAACAGACTGAAAGCAGAGATGGCAGGGATTAGGAAGCAGCAACAATGCATCAGACAAGGGCAAAGGGAAACAAGAGAAAGATTTGAAGAGATAGAATCAGAATGTGATCAGCTCAAAAAGGAGACTGAACTTGTATCTCAGGCAAGCGACAACATTCAACTTCGCCTCGATATCATGCTCAAAATCTTGAAAGCAAGACAAGAGAATGACTTCGCTACAGCTGCTGATCTTACTTGCTCTCTCAG